Proteins from one Falco naumanni isolate bFalNau1 chromosome 2, bFalNau1.pat, whole genome shotgun sequence genomic window:
- the LOC121083846 gene encoding E3 SUMO-protein ligase RanBP2-like isoform X1 yields MMRRTKPEVERYVASVQAAAPSPREKSIKGFLFAKLYFEIKEYELAKRYISTYLSVQERDPKAHRFLGQIYEAEDNIEKAFGCYKRSVELNPTQKDLVLKIAELLCSNDITDGRAKYWVERAAKLFPGSPAVYRLKEQLLDCKGEDGWNQLFDLIQAELYARPDDVYINIRLVALYRSNNRLRDAVLHCQEAEKKIPLQSSLEWCSCVVETFEEYLESLQDLESDKNNWRTIKKDHLLAYSSFVKMTLSSRDVQECREALESFDRALQSVKPYVNLADELSRTYVEMKGQLYMHAGTLLLKMAQHNEAQWKVVCELAALCYLISFQVPKPKSKLIKGDQTGQDVLEMLACDRKSQSGHMLLNLSHGKQDFFKEIVESFANKSGSFTLFDSLFESGASRERSFIGTDDIGNVSVQAPVQTELNKYDIGAVRMHNGSLQHLVWLGLQWNSMSVLPPMRKWLKQLFHLPQETSRLETDAPESICLLDLEVFLLGVVFTSNLQLQEKFNSHSGAHQPQFLPLPVCKQLYTEKQRSWWDAVRTLIQRKAIPGTAAKLRLIVQHGISTLRTLEKHGLQPALIIHWAKSLQKTGISLNSFYDQKEYIGRSVYYWKKVLPVLETIKKKRSIPEPIDPLFKHFHSVDIQAFQVAAYEEEAHIAFAMLDAVDGKTDDALLAFEAIKNVVSYWNLAVIFQRKAEEIENDAMLPEEQEEHKTYLLKSKHYLMKIIEEGSSDASVTEKLPVSIETVREMLDTVIQELGENGEDGSPAFRNGVSVDSEMKHSAPSPTKFSLSPSKNYKFSPKTPQWAEDHRSILQMICQQVEALKNEMQEMKLNNSNLNVSSHRWPAESYGTDTMSEGYQRAQNLHEAPLTVATTGPSVYYSQSPAYNSQYLLRTTATNVTPTKAPVYGINRLAPQQHIYAYQQPMHTPPLQNTSACMFSQEIYGTPLRFDSPATGLISPRGGDDYYNYSVPQASTNPPLPEPGYFTKPSVAPPTLKPAESKVIEFSKSKFSQPGTAEGSKTSLPTPAQSSQSTTFKFNTNFKSNDGDFTFSSLQVAMQPPNAGFNSSESLLGLLTSDNKSLQDDRYIEQKPVNDHTGSQRNIFSFGNKHISGISFKEGMGQNAHKNLAFEKSDMFSVQEPSKLVFVTSNSDLANRSHETEGGSTHGGDEDDDGPHFDPVVPLPDKIEVKTGEEDEEEFFCNRAKLFRFDAESKEWKERGIGNVKILKHKVSGKFRLLMRRDQVLKICANHYINTDMKLTPNAGSDKSFVWHALDYADELPKPEQLAIRFKTPEEAMLFKNKFEESQSILKTLGSNVDTSVTQNSGTARETTNQDIKEPSKPVSGTLNFGFQFPKDGVSSESDGKGNLTATSTASGPTTFSFGKEAPQTYSSGGFAQHLLKKDQWECKVCLVPNEATAKNCVSCQSPNSDKWETHGTPLPDSAASFKASGNTVQDKFGSAFAKKEGQRDCSVCSVRNEPTASKCSACQDPNKTSTAVSGQQSSSKFGQAIAAKAIQNDLGTAFSKKEGQWDCSVCLVQNEAKDVNCRSCQNPNSQSQPNVPTSTAQASPAPRFGSTGDASKPQKNGFEGLFAKKEGQWDCNTCLMGNEGSSPACIALQTPNPAGKPASDAASAPTFGFKSKLSEPAAGQLGTGFKCNFSEKGFKFGHEPGKMPSFTFRIPSDTEAKSAKEGFSFPVLASGFKFGIQESSKNTTKKDEPSKECTTGFSKSVDEKDKKEPPSDSRITFQFQETANKEKGDFVFGQNSSTFTFAELAKSTPGEGFQFGKKDPNFKGFSGAGEKLFSSQDSKTDHKANTSADLGEKDDDVYKTEDSDDIHFEPIVQMPEKVEPFTGEEDEKVLYSQRVKLFRFDPETSQWKERGVGNLKILKNEVNGKVRILMRREQVLKVCANHWITTTMNLKQLSGSDKAWMWMANDFSDGDAKLEHLAAKFKTPEQAEEFKQKFEECQRLLLDIPLQTPHKLVDTGRTAQLIQKAEEMKCDLKDLKTFLTDDKTKLSEEEHVTSGCASSTSDVVIKPHAESTGPTLEWDNYDLREEALDDSVSSSVYASPLASSPVRKNLFRFGESTTGFSFSFKSALSPSKSPAKQNQSRTSVGTDEDSDVTQEEERDGQYFEPVVPLPDLVEVTSGEENEQVVFSHRAKLYRYDKDANQWKERGIGDIKILQNYDNKQVRIVMRRDQVLKLCANHRITPDMNMQQMKGSDRAWVWTACDFADGERKVELLAVRFKLQDVADSFKQIFDEAKHAQERETLITPLSSRNNTPKESPCGKNAVAVLEETTRERTDLSHGDDTSDLAVEVAELSNTSETPTKTVVSPPKFVFGSESVKSIFSNEKTKTFTFGNTSATGSLFGFSFNPPGKSEDHIPLSRNTAQKEQISEPPKSFSAPQKPLGSKVNNLPTSTQGGPCNFSFRIVEKAEKTTMSKDYLPSDEVIIVYELMPTPEQKALAGFLKLPSTFFCYKNKPGYVSDEDDDEDYETAVKKLNGKLYPSDSEKKKKLQDPVKVGITGKSEVNSERECAATEEKKPSPEEEAETAALQVPSTSVGGVSSDTKDNSPEDFQTKVKIQERKENDSTSSTDLVCTSKEEVPCPPTGEVTVFVQSATNNEEPDSTMETVHVSQASSGANDKPVDLSTKKTDLDCSESTQENRIISFGFGNTAGLSFADLASKSSGDFAFGSKDENFKWANTGAAVFGEAAHKVDEDEGGSDDEVVHSDDIHFEPIVSLPEVEVKSGEEDEEILFKERAKLYRWDRDATQWKERGVGEIKILFHTQKKYYRVLMRRDQVLKVCANHVITKEMNLVPSDTSNNALIWTATDYADGEVKVEQLAVRFKSQEMANSFKRRFEECQLSLSELQKGHLSLAAGLSKDTNPIVYFEVSADDEPLGHITMELFSNIVPRTAENFRALCTGEKGFGFKNSCFHRIVTDFVCQGGDITNHNGTGGRSIYGTAFEDENFEVKHTGPGLLSMANKGRDTNNSQFFITLKKAEHLDFKHVVFGFVKDGMDVVRKIESFGSPKGLVSGRVVITDCGQI; encoded by the exons aTGATGAGGCGCACGAAGCCTGAAGTGGAGCGGTACGTCGCCTCCGTGCAGGCCGCCGCGCCTTCCCCCCGAGAG aaatCAATTAAAGGATTCCTCTTTGCTAAGCtgtactttgaaataaaagaatatgaGCTTGCTAAAAG GTATATATCTACATACCTCAGTGTCCAAGAGAGAGATCCCAAAGCACACAGATTTCTTGGACAGATTTACGAAGCTGAGGATAACATAGAAAAAGCTTTTGGGTGTTACAAG CGTTCTGTGGAGTTGAACCCAACACAGAAAGATCTTGTATTGAAGATTGCGGAGTTACTATGCAGTAATGACATTACTGATGGGAGAGCAAAATACTGGGTTGAGAGAGCAGCTAAACTCTTCCCTGGGAGTCCTGCTGTTTACAGGTTGAAG GAGCAGTTATTGGACTGTAAAGGTGAAGATGGATGGAATCAGCTTTTTGACTTGATTCAAGCAGAACTTTATGCAAGACCAGATGATGTCTACATAAACATCAGACTAGTTGCACTTTACCGTTCAAATAATAGATTAAGAGATGCTGTGCTCCATTGTcaggaggcagagaagaaaatacctttGCAGTCAAGCTTGGAATGGTGTTCCTGTGTTGTAGAGACATTTGAG GAATATCTGGAATCTTTACAAGACTTGGAGtctgataaaaataattggagAACTATCAAGAAAGATCATCTGCTGGCCTATTCCAGCTTTGTCAAAATGACGCTTTCTTCTAGAGATGTTCAGGAATGCAGAGAGGCACTTGAAAG TTTTGATCGTGCGCTTCAGTCAGTGAAACCATATGTGAATTTGGCTGATGAGTTGTCTCGTACCTATGTGGAAATGAAAGGACAGCTATACATGCATGCTGGAACTTTGCTACTGAAAATGGCCCAACACAATGAGGCACAGTGGAAAGTTGTGTGTGAACTTGCAGCATTGTGTTATCTGATAAGTTTCCAG GTTCCTAAACCAAAGTCAAAACTAATAAAGGGGGATCAAACTGGACAAGATGTGCTAGAAATGTTGGCCTGTGATCGAAAAAGCCAGTCTG gtCATATGCTCCTGAACTTAAGCCATGGCAAGCAGGACTTTTTTAAAGAGATTGTGGAATCATTTGCAAACAAGAGTGGTTCATTTACGTTGTTTGATAGCCTGTTTGAGAGTGGAGCTTCCAGAGAGAGATCTTTTATCGGCACGGATGATATTGGAAATGTCAGTGTACAAGCACCAGTGCAAACGGAACTTAATAAATACGATATTG GTGCTGTTCGAATGCACAATGGCAGTCTTCAGCACCTTGTGTGGCTTGGCTTGCAGTGGAACTCTATGTCAGTCTTACCACCAATGCGCAAATGgttaaaacagctttttcactTGCCCCAAGAAACATCAAGACTTGAGACAGATGCTCCCGAATCCATTTGCCTGTTGGACCTTGAA GTATTCCTGCTTGGTGTGGTATTCACTAGCAACTTACAATTGCAAGAGAAGTTCAATTCTCACTCTGGTGCACATCAGCCTCAATTTTTACCATTGCCAGTGTGCAAACAGCTCTATACCGAAAAGCAAAGATCCTGGTGGGATGCTGTTCGTACTCTTattcagagaaaagcaat ACCgggaacagcagcaaaactgagacTTATTGTACAGCATGGAATAAGTACTCTGCGAACACTGGAGAAGCATGGCCTTCAACCTGCCTTAATTATACACTGGGCAAAAAGCCTGCAAAAAACA GGCATTAGCCTTAACTCTTTCTATGACCAGAAGGAATACATTGGACGAAGTGTTTACTACTGGAAGAAAGTTTTGCCTGTGCTGGAAACTATCAAAAAGAAGAGGAGTATTCCTGAACCTATTGATCCTCTCTTCAAACACTTCCATAGTGTAGACATTCAG GCCTTTCAGGTTGCAGCATATGAAGAAGAGGCACATATAGCATTTGCAATGTTGGATGCAGTTGATGGCAAAACTGATGATGCTTTATTAGCATTTGAAGCTATTAAGAATGTGGTTTCATACTGGAATCTTGCTGTG ATCTTccaaagaaaggcagaagagattGAAAATGATGCCATGCTGCCAGAAGAGCAAGAAGAACACAAAACCTATCTTCTTAAAAGCAAGCATTATCTAATGAAGATCATTGAGGAAGGCTCCTCAGACGCCTCAGTAACTGAGAAA CTGCCAGTGTCTATTGAAACTGTAAGGGAAATGCTAGATACAGTGATCCAGGAACTTGGTGAGAATGGTGAAGATGGAAGTCCTGCCTTCAGAAATGGTGTGTCTGTAGATTCAGAGATGAAACATTCTGCTCCATCACCAACTAAGTTCTCTCTTTCACCATCTAAGAACTACAAG TTTTCTCCTAAAACTCCTCAGTGGGCAGAAGATCACAGGTCTATACTTCAAATGATCTGTCAGCAAGTGGAAGCTTTAAAG aatgaaatgcaagaaatgAAACTTAATAATTCCAACTTAAATGTGTCATCTCATCGGTGGCCTGCTGAAAGTTACGGAACAGATACAATGTCAGAGGGATATCAGAGAGCACAAAATCTTCATGAAGCTCCATTAACAG TTGCTACCACTGGCCCGTCTGTTTACTACAGCCAGTCGCCTGCCTATAACTCTCAGTATCTTCTCAGAACTACTGCAACCAATGTAACGCCAACGAAG gCTCCTGTTTATGGCATTAACAGACTTGCACCTCAGCAACATATATATGCTTATCAACAACCAATGCATACACCACCTCTGCAAAACACTTCTGCTTGTATGTTTTCCCAAGAAATATATGGCACACCTCTGCGTTTTGATTCTCCTGCTACTGGACTCATTTCTCCGCGTGGGGGTGATGATTATTACAACTACAGCGTTCCACAGGCAAGCACAAATCCACCATTACCTGAACCAGGCTATTTCACAAAGCCTTCAGTTGCTCCACCAACTTTAAAGCCTGCAGAATCAAAGGTGATAGaattttcaaaatctaaatTCAGCCAGCCAGGAACAGCAGAAGGATCAAAAACATCCCTGCCAACACCAGCACAGTCAAGCCAGTCAACAACTTTTAAATTCAATACTAACTTCAAGTCTAATGATGGAGACttcaccttttcttctcttcaagTTGCAATGCAGCCTCCTAATGCAGGTTTTAATAGTAGCGAAAGCCTCTTGGGTCTTCTGACATCTGATAATAAATCTTTACAGGATGATAGATACATTGAACAAAAACCAGTTAACGATCACACAGGCAGTCAAAGAAATATCTTCAGTTTTGGCAATAAACATATTTCAGGCATCTCTTTTAAAGAAGGCATGGGacaaaatgcacacaaaaaCCTGGCTTTTGAGAAGAGTGATATGTTTAGTGTCCAAGAACCAAGCAAGCTTGTATTTGTGACTTCAAATTCGGATTTGGCCAATAGAAGTCATGAAACAGAGGGAGGAAGCACCCATGGTGGAGATGAGGATGATGATGGTCCTCATTTTGATCCTGTGGTGCCACTCCCTGACAAGATTGAAGTAAAGACAGGtgaggaagatgaagaagagTTCTTCTGCAACAGAGCTAAGCTTTTCCGTTTTGATGCAGAATCTAAAGAATGGAAGGAAAGGGGTattggaaatgtaaaaatactgaaacataAAGTATCTGGGAAATTTCGTCTCTTAATGAGACGGGACCAAGTGCTGAAGATTTGTGCAAATCACTACATAAATACAGATATGAAATTAACTCCAAATGCTGGATCAGATAAGTCATTTGTGTGGCATGCTTTAGATTATGCGGATGAGttgccaaaaccagaacagcttGCAATTAGATTTAAGACACCTGAGGAAgcaatgcttttcaaaaataagttTGAGGAGtcacagagtattttaaaaaccttgGGATCAAATGTTGACACATCTGTGACTCAGAATAGTGGGACTGCAAGAGAAACAACAAATCAGGACATCAAGGAGCCTAGCAAACCTGTTTCTGGGACCCTGAACTTTGGCTTTCAGTTCCCGAAAGATGGGGTGAGCAGTGAATCTGATGGCAAAGGCAACCTTACAGCTACATCAACTGCATCTGGCCCTACtactttttcatttggaaaggaAGCCCCACAAACCTATTCTTCTGGTGGTTTTGCACAACATCTCTTGAAGAAAGATCAATGGGAGTGTAAAGTATGTTTAGTTCCAAATGAAGCTACTGCAAAGAATTGTGTATCATGTCAAAGTCCAAATTCAGATAAGTGGGAAACACATGGCACCCCATTACCTGACTCTGCTGCGAGTTTCAAAGCCAGTGGTAACACTGTGCAGGACAAATTTGGATCTGCTTTTGCTAAAAAGGAAGGTCAACGGGACTGCAGTGTCTGTTCAGTGAGAAATGAACCCACTGCCTCCAAGTGTAGTGCTTGCCAGGATCCAAATAAAACTAGTACAGCGGTATCTGGTCAACAAAGTTCCTCTAAATTTGGCCAAGCAATTGCTGCAAAGGCTATTCAAAATGACTTGGGAactgctttttctaaaaaagaagGTCAGTGGGACTGCTCTGTATGCCTAGTCCAGAATGAAGCAAAGGATGTCAACTGTCGTTCTTGTCAGAATCCTAACTCTCAAAGTCAACCAAATGTGCCTACATCTACTGCTCAGGCATCCCCTGCTCCCAGGTTTGGCTCCACTGGTGATGCAagtaaaccacagaaaaatggaTTTGAAGGGCTTTTTGCTAAAAAGGAAGGGCAGTGGGATTGTAATACTTGTCTGATGGGGAATGAAGGTTCTTCGCCAGCCTGCATAGCTCTCCAAACACCAAATCCAGCTGGTAAGCCTGCGAGTGATGCTGCATCAGCTCCTACTTTTGGCTTCAAAAGTAAATTATCTGAACCTGCTGCAGGACAGTTGGGAACAGGCTTTAAGTGTAATTTCTCAGAAAAGGGCTTTAAGTTTGGTCATGAGCCAGGCAAGATGCCATCATTTACATTTCGCATTCCTTCTGATACTGAAGCTAAGTCTGCAAAGGAAGGATTTAGCTTTCCAGTGCTTGCAAGCGGATTTAAATTTGGAATACAGGAGTCTAGTAAAAATACCACCAAGAAAGATGAACCATCCAAAGAATGTACGACTGGCTTCTCAAAAAGTGTtgatgaaaaagacaaaaaggaaccTCCTTCAGATAGCAGAATTACATTCCAATTTCAAGAAACAGCTAACAAGGAGAAAGGTGACTTTGTTTTTGGgcaaaacagcagcacttttACTTTTGCTGAGCTTGCAAAAAGTACTCCTGGGGAAGGTTTTCAATTTGGTAAGAAAGATCCTAACTTCAAAGGCTTTTCAGGTGCAGGTGAAAAGCTGTTCTCTTCACAGGATTCTAAAACAGATCACAAAGCAAACACATCTGCTGACCTTGGTGAGAAGGATGATGATGTATATAAGACAGAGGACAGTGATGATATCCATTTTGAACCTATAGTTCAGATGCCTGAAAAAGTAGAACCATTTACAGGAGAGGAAGATGAGAAAGTGCTATACTCCCAAAGAGTAAAGTTGTTCAGGTTCGATCCAGAAACAAGTCAGTGGAAAGAACGCGGGGTGGGCAACTTGAAGattcttaaaaatgaagttaacGGCAAAGTAAGAATATTAATGCGGCGTGAGCAGGTACTGAAGGTCTGTGCAAACCACTGgataacaacaacaatgaaCTTGAAACAGCTGTCTGGCTCAGACAAGGCATGGATGTGGATGGCCAATGACTTCTCTGATGGTGATGCAAAGTTGGAACATCTGGCAGCAAAATTCAAGACACCAGAGCAGGCTGAGGAGTTCAAACAGAAGTTTGAAGAATGTCAGAGACTACTACTAGATATACCACTGCAGACACCTCATAAACTTGTTGATACAGGTAGGACAGCTCAACTtatacagaaagcagaagaaatgaagtgtGATTTAAAAGatctcaaaacatttctgacaGATGACAAAACCAAACTGTCAGAAGAGGAACATGTAACCTCTGGTTGTGCCAGCAGTACTTCTGATGTGGTTATAAAGCCACATGCTGAAAGTACTGGGCCTACTCTGGAATGGGATAACTATGACTTGCGTGAAGAAGCGTTGGATGATAGTGTAAGTAGTTCTGTATATGCATCACCTCTTGCAAGTAGCCCTGTAAGGAAAAACCTTTTTAGATTCGGAGAGTCTACAACAGGTTTTAGTTTCAGCTTTAAATCTGCCTTGAGCCCATCCAAATCTCCTGCCAAACAGAACCAGAGTAGAACATCAGTAGGCACAGATGAAGATTCTGATGTGACTCaagaagaggagagagatgGGCAGTACTTTGAACCTGTGGTACCTCTGCCTGATCTCGTGGAAGTGACCAGTGGTGAGGAAAATGAGCAAGTTGTCTTCAGTCACAGAGCTAAACTCTACAGATATGATAAAGATGCTAATCAGTGGAAAGAGAGAGGTATTGGGGATATCAAGATACTGCAGAACTATGACAACAAACAAGTGCGCATAGTAATGAGAAGGGACCAGGTACTAAAACTCTGTGCCAATCACAGAATAACACCAGATATGAATATGCAACAAATGAAAGGATCTGATAGAGCATGGGTATGGACTGCGTGTGACTTTGCAGATGGGGAAAGGAAAGTAGAACTTCTAGCTGTGCGATTCAAGCTGCAAGATGTGGCAGATTCATTTAAGCAAATTTTTGATGAAGCAAAGCATGCCCAAGAGAGAGAGACACTGATAACGCCTCTTTCTTCTCGTAACAACACGCCGAAGGAATCTCCGTGTGGTAAAAATGCTGTAGCCGTATTAGAAGAAACTACCAGAGAAAGAACTGACCTCAGCCATGGTGATGATACTTCTGATTTAGCTGTAGAGGTTGCAGAGTTGTCAAACACTTCTGAAACGCCAACAAAAACAGTGGTTTCTCCTCCAAAGTTTGTATTTGGATCTGAATCTGTCAAGAGCATTTTCAGTAATGAAAAGACAAAGACATTCACGTTTGGAAATACTTCAGCCACTGGTTCTCTGTTTGGCTTCAGCTTTAATCCTCCCGGAAAGAGTGAAGACCATATTCCACTGTCTCGgaacacagcacagaaagaacagaTCTCTGAACCACCAAAAAGCTTTAGTGCTCCTCAGAAGCCTTTAGGCAGCAAGGTAAACAACTTGCCAACTTCAACACAAGGTGGACCCTGTAACTTCTCATTTAGAATTGTGGAAAAAG cagagaagacaaCGATGTCAAAAGACTATCTTCCATCTGATGAGGTTATAATAGTTTACGAGTTAATGCCTACCCCTGAACAGAAGGCTCTCGCTGGCTTTCTCAAGCTACCTTCAACATTCTTCTGTTACAAGAATAAGCCTGGATATGTGAGTGACGAGGATGACG ATGAAGACTATGAAACAGCTGTTAAGAAACTTAATGGGAAATTGTATCCCAgtgattcagaaaagaaaaagaaattgcaagATCCTGTAAAAG TGGGCATCACTGGAAAAAGTGAAGTCAACAGTGAAAGAGAATGTGCTGCTactgaggaaaagaaaccatCTCCTGAGGAGGAGGCTGAAACAGCAGCTCTCCAGGTTCCTTCTACATCTGTCGGTGGCGTCAGCAGTGACACTAAGGATAACAGTCCAGAAGACTTTCAGACAAAAGTTAAGATTCAAGAAAGGAAA GAGAATGACAGTACAAGTTCAACTGACTTAGTTTGTACCAGTAAGGAAGAAGTACCTTGCCCACCAACTGGTGAGGTGACGGTATTTGTCCAGTCAGCTACCAACAATGAAGAACCAGATTCCACTATGGAAACTGTGCATGTATCGCAAGCTTCATCAGGAGCCAATGACAAACCTGTAGACTTATCAACTAAAAAAACTGATTTGGACTGTTCAGAGTCAACACAAG AAAACAGAATCATCTCATTTGGTTTCGGCAATACTGCAGGCTTGTCGTTTGCAGATCTGGCTTCCAAAAGCTCTGGAGACTTTGCTTTTGGCTCAAAAG ATGAAAACTTCAAATGGGCAAATACAGGAGCAGCTGTGTTTGGAGAGGCAGCCCATAAAGTAGATGAAGATGAAGGTGGTAGTGATGATGAGGTGGTACATAGCGATGATATCCACTTTGAGCCAATTGTGTCCTTACCAGAG gtgGAGGTAAAATCTGGAGAAGAAGACGAAGAAATTCTCTTCAAAGAGAGGGCAAAACTTTACAGATGGGACAGAGATGCTACTCAGTGGAAGGAGCGTGGTGTTGGAGAGATAAAGATCCTCTTCcatacacagaagaaatactACAGAGTCCTAATGAGAAGAGACCAAGTTCTTAAGGTCTGTGCAAACCACGTCATCACCAAGGAAATGAACTTAGTGCCCTCTGATACATCCAACAATGCTTTAATTTGGACAGCCACAGATTATGCTG atggTGAAGTAAAAGTAGAGCAGCTTGCAGTCAGATTTAAAAGCCAAGAAATGGCTAACTCTTTCAAGAGGAGGTTTGAAGAATGCCAGCTAAGCTTGTCAGAGTTACAGAAGGGACACTTATCTCTGGCAGCAGGACTGTCAAAGGACACCAACCCCATTGTGTATTTTGAAGTTTCTGCTGATGATGAACCTTTAGGACACATAACCATGGAACTATTTTCAAATATTGTCCCTCGAACTGCTGAAAATTTCAGGGCCCTGTGCACAGGAGAGAAAGGATTTGGATTCAAGAACTCCTGCTTTCACAGAATAGTCACTGACTTTGTGTGTCAG